From Topomyia yanbarensis strain Yona2022 chromosome 1, ASM3024719v1, whole genome shotgun sequence, one genomic window encodes:
- the LOC131684638 gene encoding zinc finger and BTB domain-containing protein 24-like, translating into MERRFHRKRGRQCRLCLREYNKSQLEDIFAKGSKFKSKIEAAVAVKPSQQDRTTRICTNCRNLVELIECFKEACQQSEILLTNEACVLQSDTWTCPDSGNIIRQAKDLVKAHQREIDAFISRHDSLGLIEQDHRAIELIPTVSERAIDEKSAELLVCVKEEEEEPDGDSISYLFQRDNQDQNTVLEDESDDTESDGGNDPSSNAKRTEQETSERAKERPEKVVCSTCGELVSQQVLEGHMNRHLGVQPFSCDFEGCDAKLHSKFALQQHRSRHKSANRYYDCEVCGKRIKGTAYWLIHRKIHTEDPRFSCEICGKKFRRKCKLKLHSTVHSGIAEFPCLFCGKYFTVKHNLTAHYKLHVKNGTHPPTGNN; encoded by the exons ATGGAGAGAAGGTTTCATCGGAAACGAGGCCGTCAATGCCGACTGTGCTTGCGGGAGTACAACAAATCCCAGCTAGAAGATATCTTTGCCAAAGGATCCAAGTTTAAGAGCAAAATTGAAGCTGCTGTTGCTGTAAAG CCTAGTCAACAGGATCGTACCACCCGTATTTGTACCAACTGCAGAAACCTTGTAGAGCTGATCGAATGCTTCAAGGAAGCTTGCCAGCAGAGTGAAATTTTGCTCACAAATGAAGCCTGTGTGCTTCAATCGGACACTTGGACGTGTCCGGATAGTGGCAACATCATTCGACAAGCCAAAGATTTAGTTAAAGCACATCAGCGAGAAATCGATGCTTTTATCAGCAGGCACGATAGCTTGGGCTTGATCGAACAGGACCACAGAGCAATAGAACTTATACCGACAGTATCAGAACGAGCCATTGACGAAAAATCAGCTGAGCTGTTGGTCTGCGTCAAAGAGGAAGAAGAAGAACCTGATGGGGACTCTATTTCGTATCTATTTCAGCGCGATAATCAAGATCAAAACACCGTACTTGAAGATGAATCAGACGACACTGAATCTGATGGAGGAAACGACCCGAGTTCTAACGCAAAAAGAACGGAACAAGAAACATCTGAACGAGCTAAAGAACGACCGGAAAAAGTGGTATGTTCAACGTGCGGGGAGTTGGTTTCCCAACAAGTACTGGAAGGGCACATGAATCGACACCTTGGAGTGCAACCGTTTTCCTGCGACTTCGAAGGTTGTGATGCGAAGCTCCATTCAAAGTTTGCCCTTCAGCAACACCGAAGCAGACACAAGTCTGCCAATCGGTACTACGATTGTGAAGTGTGCGGCAAGAGGATCAAAGGGACAGCGTACTGGTTAATTCATCGGAAGATACATACAGAAGATCCTCgcttttcatgtgaaatttgtGGAAAAAAGTTCAGACGGAA atGCAAGTTGAAGCTTCATTCTACGGTCCATTCGGGAATCGCAGAGTTTCCTTGCCTATTCTGTGGGAAGTACTTTACGGTGAAACATAATCTTACCGCGCACTATAAGCTGCATGTGAAAAATGGGACGCATCCACCAACGGGGAATAActag
- the LOC131684573 gene encoding transcription factor grauzone-like, with product MTDNLQNCLTCRRQTENFLQILDESNVENVEAILTKHFWFKTAEYEHRVLCISCWEKIDEFHKFYCEVEERWCSKSDLLESVVKTEQLFDENEAQSELFTCELIKVEEENTKLKSVIDGSESEENNIDGNVTDDDDDDDYLPIGEDAIDSEFKQEDESSEVSTEESSMPIGKRRNITRMMSASLKEPAQKKRHVKSLKSMNLKRNALIAKYVQLVCDLCGHKSETFSRLLLHYRRIHEIQGYVTCCNRAFQKKSGLFEHLSRHESGAREPSPPQIRCELCDASKTFKDEEGLQLHNVIYHSKQEKTFQCDQCDKAFSSEWHLSGHKSWHQNVASLNIHCDKCNKYFNSIRTLNTHMRAHHAKVTTALTTSANLSNTVSVTAESTIPEPIIACEEQDSTMEYATLKPSNVIPIAASVTSEPPKKGGKSAEEVAKEDEFIRRFCTLVCDKCDFAGRNYYQLDKHFRTDHNMRGYAICCGRKFCKKRRLYEHCQRHINPDMFRCEICNKSFTESKGLEKHNKWVHTPDSEKPFKCEICDAAFYKDYLLRNHMKYHISMEQKIFKCKECDKSFGTAVLLRAHQQNIHGAVSSWVCDICAKGFVHKSLLERHRISHSPEGAASLKMQCENCKKWLKNRDTYQNHRKRCLAGGPVTCDVCGKEAVNELALASHKRFNHEERPAFACSYCGKQFKRILRLKEHEANHRGEVLYSCPYCPRTCNSSSNMYTHKKVAHPELWAAKVAERFYKK from the exons ATGACCGATAATTTGCAGAACTGTTTAACCTGCCGCCGACAAACAGAAAATTTCCTTCAAATACTGGATGAATCAAATGTGGAAAATGTAGAGGCTATACTAACAAAGCATTTCTGGTTTAAG ACGGCAGAATACGAACATAGGGTTctttgcatcagctgctgggaGAAGATTGATGAATTTCACAAGTTTTACTGTGAAGTTGAGGAACGTTGGTGCAGCAAATCTGACTTGTTGGAGTCTGTTGTAAAGACTGAGCAACTTTTCGACGAGAATGAAGCACAGAGTGAGCTGTTTACTTGCGAACTGATAAAGGTGGAAGAAGAGAACACAAAATTGAAATCTGTTATCGATGGTAGCGAATCAGAGGAAAACAATATTGATGGGAATGTTAcagatgacgatgatgatgatgattatcTGCCAATCGGTGAGGACGCTATCGATTCAGAG TTTAAACAGGAAGATGAATCGTCGGAGGTTTCCACCGAAGAATCGTCCATGCCAATTGGAAAACGACGAAATATTACTCGTATGATGTCAGCCAGCCTAAAGGAACCGGCCCAAAAGAAACGGCATGTTAAATCTCTAAAAAGCATGAACCTCAAGAGAAACGCTTTGATAGCGAAATACGTTCAGCTTGTTTGCGATTTGTGTGGACACAAGTCGGAAACTTTTTCACGTTTACTCTTGCACTATCGAAGAATACACGAAATTCAAGGATATGTAACCTGTTGCAATCGGGCCTTCCAGAAGAAGTCTGGATTGTTCGAGCACTTGAGCCGGCACGAATCTGGGGCAAGGGAACCATCGCCGCCACAGATCCGTTGCGAGCTATGTGACGCTTCGAAAACGTTCAAGGACGAAGAAGGGCTACAGCTGCACAATGTGATATATCACTCCAAACAGGAGAAAACCTTCCAATGTGACCAGTGTGATAAGGCTTTCAGCAGTGAGTGGCATCTTTCGGGGCACAAAAGTTGGCATCAGAATGTGGCTAGTTTGAATATTCATTGTGACAAGTGTAATAAGTA tttCAATTCGATTCGTACACTCAACACGCACATGCGGGCACACCACGCAAAAGTAACCACAGCTTTGACAACATCAGCCAATTTATCCAACACAGTCAGCGTCACAGCTGAATCAACTATTCCGGAACCAATTATAGCTTGTGAAGAGCAAGACTCTACAATGGAGTATGCCACGCTAAAGCCATCCAATGTGATACCTATAGCCGCGAGTGTAACTTCAGAACCCCCCAAGAAAGGGGGAAAATCCGCAGAAGAAGTTGCAAAGGAAGATGAGTTCATTCGCCGGTTCTGTACTCTTGTTTGCGACAAGTGTGACTTTGCAGGAAGAAACTACTACCAACTCGATAAACACTTTAGAACCGATCATAATATGCGCGGCTATGCGATTTGCTGTGGGCGTAAATTTTGTAAGAAACGACGACTGTATGAGCATTGCCAGCGACACATCAATCCGGACATGTTTCGTTGTGAG ATATGCAATAAATCGTTTACCGAGAGTAAGGGTTTAGAAAAGCACAATAAATGGGTTCACACGCCTGACTCGGAAAAGCCATTCAAGTGTGAAATTTGTGATGCTGCATTCTATAAAGACTATCTACTGCGAAATCATATGAAGTATCACATATCGATGGagcagaaaattttcaaatgcaaGGAATGTGACAAGTC atttggTACAGCAGTCCTACTTCGTGCTCATCAGCAAAATATTCATGGCGCTGTGTCCAGCTGGGTCTGTGATATTTGCGCCAAGGGATTCGTACACAAATCACTGTTGGAGAGACACAGAATCTCCCATTCGCCGGAGGGTGCGGCTAGTTTGAAAATGCAGTGTGAAAATTGTAAAAAGTGGTTGAAAAATAGAGACACCTATCAAAATCATCGGAAACGTTGTCTCGCTGGTGGTCCCGTGACGTGCGACGTTTGCGGCAAGGAAGCAGTGAACGAACTGGCTCTGGCTAGTCATAAACGGTTCAATCACGAAGAGCGACCCGCATTCGCGTGCAGCTATTGTGGAAAGCAGTTCAAACGAATCCTACGGTTAAAGGAGCACGAGGCGAACCATCGGGGTGAGGTACTGTACTCGTGTCCGTACTGTCCCAGAACGTGTAATTCCAGTTCCAACATGTACACCCACAAGAAGGTGGCCCATCCGGAGCTGTGGGCGGCCAAAGTGGCCGAGCGATTCTACAAGAAGTAA